A stretch of Castanea sativa cultivar Marrone di Chiusa Pesio chromosome 2, ASM4071231v1 DNA encodes these proteins:
- the LOC142626155 gene encoding protein BOLA2 encodes MGVTKEQVESSLKSKMNPSHLEVIDTSGGCGASFAIEIVSEQFEGKRLLERHRLVNGALEEEMKEIHALSIKKALTPEQWKQQQEPEKSNTAA; translated from the exons ATGGGGGTGACAAAGGAACAAGTGGAATCTTCATTGAAGTCAAAGATGAATCCTTCACATCTC GAAGTAATTGATACATCTGGAGG TTGTGGAGCAAGTTTTGCTATTGAAATTGTATCAGAACAATTTGAAGGGAAGAGGTTGCTGGAGAGGCACCGACTGGTGAATGGTGCTCTGGAAGAGGAAATGAAGGAAATTCATGCTCTATCAATAAAGAAAGCTCTGACCCCTGAGCAGTGGAAACAACAGCAAGAGCCTGAAAAATCTAATACTGCTGCTTAG